The Punica granatum isolate Tunisia-2019 chromosome 4, ASM765513v2, whole genome shotgun sequence genome has a window encoding:
- the LOC116203480 gene encoding polyol transporter 5-like, which translates to MAAKQLQEAERRNGAASNANYGKSIQDFDPPKKPKRNKFAMACAILASMTSILLGYDIGVMSGAVIFIRKDIKMTYVKEEVLMGILDVYSLVGSAAAGRTSDWIGRRYTIVLAGAIFFVGALLMGFATNYAFLMFGRFVAGVGVGYALMIAPVYTAEVSPASARGFLTSFPEVFINVGILLGYVSNYAFSKLPQNLGWRFMLGIGVLPSMAIGFSIMAMPESPRWLVMQGRLGDAKRVLHKTSDSKEEAELRLVDIKEAAGIPQQCEDDVVQVPKRNKGSGVWRELFLHPTPAVLHILITGVGIHFFQQASGIDAVVLYSPEIFTRAGITNSDLKLLATICVGFVKTSSILIATFLLDRLGRRPLLLSSVTGMIGSLVSLAVCLTMIDQSSTKLMWAIVLALLSTLSYVAFFSIGMGPITWVYSSEIFPLRLRAQGCAAGVLVNRVTSGVLTMTFLSLNRAITIGGALFLYAAMAAAAWAFFYTMMPETQGRTLEEMEKLFGRFFRWRTSLRDLQEEDKKEVNGNVDGSRRGEVQLGEGTNGNRQG; encoded by the exons ATGGCAGCAAAGCAGCTGCAGGAAGCAGAGAGGAGAAATGGGGCAGCGTCGAACGCGAACTACGGGAAGTCGATCCAGGACTTCGACCCGCCGAAGAAGCCCAAGAGGAACAAGTTCGCCATGGCCTGCGCAATCTTGGCTTCCATGACTTCCATATTGCTTGGCTATG ATATTGGTGTCATGAGTGGGGCAGTGATTTTCATAAGGAAGGATATCAAGATGACCTATGTCAAGGAGGAGGTTCTCATGGGAATCCTCGACGTCTACTCACTCGTTGGCTCAGCGGCAGCCGGTAGGACCTCCGACTGGATTGGCCGCAGGTACACCATTGTACTTGCCGGGGCCATCTTCTTTGTCGGAGCCCTCCTCATGGGCTTTGCCACAAACTACGCTTTTCTCATGTTCGGGCGCTTCGTTGCTGGGGTCGGCGTCGGTTACGCCCTCATGATTGCTCCTGTCTACACCGCTGAGGTCTCCCCAGCTTCCGCTAGGGGCTTCCTCACTTCATTCCCAGAG GTCTTCATCAACGTTGGAATTCTCCTCGGATATGTGTCGAACTATGCCTTCTCGAAGCTGCCACAAAACCTGGGATGGCGGTTCATGCTCGGAATCGGGGTGCTTCCATCAATGGCGATTGGATTCAGCATCATGGCCATGCCAGAGTCTCCTCGTTGGCTCGTAATGCAGGGTCGTCTAGGGGATGCAAAGCGGGTCCTCCACAAGACCTCTGACTCCAAGGAGGAAGCCGAGTTACGCCTCGTCGATATTAAGGAAGCCGCCGGCATCCCCCAGCAGTGTGAAGACGATGTTGTTCAG GTACCAAAGAGGAACAAGGGGTCCGGGGTGTGGAGGGAGCTGTTCCTCCACCCGACTCCGGCGGTGCTGCACATACTGATCACCGGTGTGGGGATCCACTTCTTCCAACAGGCGTCGGGGATCGACGCGGTGGTCCTCTACAGCCCGGAGATCTTCACCAGGGCTGGCATTACCAACTCTGACCTTAAGCTCCTCGCCACGATCTGCGTCGGCTTCGTCAAGACATCGTCCATCCTCATCGCCACCTTCCTCCTCGATCGCCTCGGCCGCCGCCCGCTCCTTTTGAGCAGTGTCACCGGGATGATAGGCTCCCTCGTCTCTCTCGCCGTCTGCCTCACCATGATCGACCAGAGCTCCACGAAGCTCATGTGGGCCATCGTCCTCGCCCTCCTCTCCACCCTATCCTACGTCGCCTTCTTCTCCATCGGGATGGGGCCCATCACGTGGGTCTACAGCTCCGAAATCTTCCCGCTCCGCCTCCGAGCCCAAGGCTGCGCCGCCGGGGTCCTCGTGAACCGCGTCACCAGCGGCGTCCTCACCATGaccttcctctccctcaaCAGGGCCATCACCATCGGTGGCGCCTTATTCCTCTACGCCGCCATGGCCGCCGCCGCCTGGGCTTTCTTCTACACGATGATGCCGGAGACACAGGGGAGGACGCTGGAGGAGATGGAGAAGCTCTTTGGCCGATTCTTCCGGTGGAGGACGTCGCTAAGGGACCTCCAAGAGGAGGACAAGAAGGAGGTTAATGGTAACGTTGACGGCAGCCGTAGAGGGGAGGTCCAGTTGGGTGAGGGTACAAATGGCAATAGGCAAGGTTAG
- the LOC116203479 gene encoding polyol transporter 5-like, producing MAAEQLQEAERRNGAASNANYGKSIQDFDPPKKPKRNKFAMACAILASMTSILLGYDIGVMSGAVIFIRKDIKMTYVQEEVLMGILNVYSLVGSAAAGRTSDWIGRRYTIVLAGAIFFVGALLMGFATNYAFLMFGRFVAGVGVGYALMIAPVYTAEVSPASARGFLTSFPEVFINGGILLGYVSNYAFSKLPQHLGWRFMLGIGALPSMAIGFSIMAMPESPRWLVMQGRLGDAKRVLFKTSDSKEEAELRLADIKEAAGIPQLCEDDVVQVPKRNKGSGVWRELFLRPTPAVLHILITGVGIHFFQQASGIDAVVLYSPEIFTRAGITNSDLKLLATICVGFVKTSSILIATFLLDRLGRRPLLLSSVAGMIGSLVSLAVCLTIIDQSSTKLMWAIVLALLSTLSYVAFFSIGMGPITWVYSSEIFPLRLRAQGCAAGVLVNRVTSGVLTMTFLSLNRAITIGGAFFLYAAIAAAAWAFFYTMMPETQGRTLEEMEKLFGRFFRWKTSLRDLQEEDKKAVNGNVDGGRRGEVQLGEGTNGNRQG from the exons ATGGCAGCAGAGCAGCTGCAGGAAGCAGAGAGGAGAAATGGGGCAGCGTCGAACGCGAACTACGGGAAGTCGATCCAGGACTTCGACCCGCCGAAGAAGCCCAAGAGGAACAAGTTCGCCATGGCCTGCGCAATCTTGGCTTCCATGACTTCCATATTGCTTGGCTATG ATATTGGTGTCATGAGTGGGGCAGTGATTTTCATAAGGAAGGATATCAAGATGACCTATGTCCAGGAAGAGGTTCTCATGGGAATTCTAAACGTCTACTCACTCGTTGGCTCAGCAGCAGCCGGCAGGACCTCCGACTGGATCGGTCGCAGGTACACCATTGTACTCGCCGGGGCCATCTTCTTTGTCGGAGCCCTCCTCATGGGCTTTGCCACAAACTACGCTTTCCTCATGTTCGGGCGCTTCGTTGCTGGGGTCGGCGTCGGTTACGCCCTCATGATTGCTCCTGTCTACACCGCTGAGGTCTCCCCGGCTTCCGCCAGGGGATTCCTCACTTCATTCCCAGAG GTCTTCATCAACGGTGGAATACTCCTCGGATATGTGTCGAACTATGCCTTCTCGAAGCTGCCACAGCACCTGGGATGGCGGTTCATGCTCGGGATCGGGGCGCTTCCGTCAATGGCGATTGGATTCAGCATCATGGCCATGCCAGAGTCTCCTCGTTGGCTCGTAATGCAGGGTCGTCTAGGGGATGCAAAGCGGGTCCTCTTCAAGACCTCTGACTCCAAGGAGGAAGCCGAGCTGCGCCTCGCCGATATTAAGGAAGCCGCCGGGATCCCCCAGCTGTGTGAAGACGATGTCGTTCAG GTACCAAAGAGGAACAAGGGGTCCGGGGTGTGGAGGGAGCTGTTCCTCCGCCCGACTCCGGCGGTGCTGCACATACTGATCACCGGCGTGGGGATCCACTTCTTCCAGCAGGCGTCGGGGATCGACGCGGTGGTCCTCTACAGCCCGGAGATCTTCACCAGGGCTGGCATTACCAACTCCGACCTTAAGCTCCTCGCCACGATCTGCGTCGGCTTCGTCAAGACATCGTCCATCCTCATCGCCACCTTCCTCCTCGACCGCCTCGGCCGCCGCCCGCTCCTCCTGAGCAGTGTCGCCGGGATGATAGGCTCCCTCGTCTCCCTCGCCGTCTGCCTCACCATCATCGACCAGAGCTCCACGAAACTCATGTGGGCCATCGTCCTCGCCCTCCTCTCCACCCTGTCCTACGTCGCCTTCTTCTCCATCGGGATGGGGCCCATCACGTGGGTCTACAGCTCCGAAATCTTCCCGCTCCGCCTCCGGGCCCAGGGCTGCGCCGCCGGGGTCCTCGTGAACCGCGTCACCAGCGGCGTCCTCACCATGaccttcctctccctcaaCAGGGCCATCACCATCGGTGGCGCCTTCTTCCTCTACGCCGCCATCGCCGCCGCCGCCTGGGCTTTCTTCTACACGATGATGCCGGAGACGCAGGGGAGGACGCTGGAGGAGATGGAGAAGCTCTTCGGCCGATTCTTCCGGTGGAAGACGTCGCTGAGGGACCTCCAAGAGGAGGACAAGAAGGCGGTTAACGGTAACGTTGACGGCGGCCGTAGGGGGGAGGTCCAGTTGGGTGAGGGTACAAATGGTAATAGGCAGGGTTAG